A part of Amyelois transitella isolate CPQ chromosome 12, ilAmyTran1.1, whole genome shotgun sequence genomic DNA contains:
- the LOC132902312 gene encoding uncharacterized protein LOC132902312: protein MRNSVIPLTDQIKILGVIIDSKLNFIQHVNYAINKASKIFKNLCKFVRPTWGVHPENVECIYRQVIVPIITYAAGIWGTATRFYSVRRALRSFQRSFAIRAIRGFHTISAVAALALAQFAPLHLIINETFHIHNIKRTGTCKELPDDIILYPKSKVRELLHPANRVTINYDEATTQEETTALINPDAPNIFTDGSKKEDGQAGASFVVMREGQQPVIKKFKLCRTATVFMCELFAIAEALKWLTNVNANFTEALIFSDSQSSLKAIQDRSNTDPLVNQIHHLISFLSSIRIIVKFVWSKAHVGIVGNEIADAAAKEAAEKKTATLLNHFPLSHAKRLLRQHTLDAWQCEYESAPQGSVTRSFFPSIFAIAQFRQYIKPSFSVTQILSGHGYHKSYLHKYKITEDDRCPCDDVTPQDVHHLLKSCPIFRKHRETYIMTCLNKNLEPFNMNTVHKSEDAVKYLVEHINQIVNHLKRINGT from the coding sequence ATGCGCAATAGTGTAATACCTTTAActgatcaaataaaaatcctgGGCGTAATTATAGATTCTAAGCTAAACTTTATCCAACATGTTAACTACGCTATTAATAAAGCcagtaaaatattcaaaaacctATGTAAGTTTGTCCGACCAACTTGGGGCGTTCACCCCGAGAATGTCGAGTGCATATATCGGCAAGTCATCGTCCCTATCATCACATATGCTGCAGGTATCTGGGGTACGGCCACTAGATTTTACTCTGTGCGCCGAGCCCTCAGATCTTTCCAACGGAGCTTTGCCATCAGAGCAATTCGCGGCTTTCATACTATCTCGGCAGTTGCGGCACTTGCGTTAGCTCAATTTGCTCCCCTCCACCTAATAATAAACGAAACATTCCACATCCACAACATCAAACGGACCGGAACATGCAAAGAACTGCCTGACGATATAATACTATATCCAAAATCCAAAGTCAGAGAACTCTTACATCCGGCCAACCGGGTCACCATAAATTACGATGAAGCTACCACGCAGGAAGAAACCACTGCTCTAATAAATCCTGATGCTCCAAATATTTTCACGGACGGTAGCAAGAAAGAAGACGGACAAGCGGGGGCTTCGTTCGTGGTGATGCGGGAAGGACAGCAACCTGTAATcaagaaattcaaattgtgCCGCACTGCCACAGTTTTTATGTGCGAGTTATTCGCCATAGCCGAAGCTCTCAAGTGGCTCACAAATGTAAACGCTAACTTTACTGAAGCTCTCATCTTCTCGGACTCCCAATCATCCCTCAAGGCCATTCAAGACCGTAGCAACACCGACCCATTAGTGAACCAAATTCACCACCTCATCTCTTTCCTCTCCTCCATCCGTATAATAGTCAAATTCGTCTGGTCTAAGGCTCATGTTGGCATAGTGGGGAACGAGATAGCAGACGCTGCGGCTAAGGAGGCCGCTGAGAAGAAAACCGCAACTCTGCTAAATCATTTCCCACTCTCACACGCCAAGCGTCTTCTGCGCCAGCACACTTTAGACGCCTGGCAGTGCGAATATGAGTCGGCCCCGCAAGGGTCCGTAACAAGGTCCTTCTTTCCATCTATCTTTGCAATAGCCCAATTCCGACAGTACATTAAACCTTCGTTCTCCGTCACTCAAATCTTATCAGGTCATGGATATCATAAGTCATACCTACACAAGTACAAAATCACTGAGGACGATCGTTGTCCTTGTGACGACGTGACTCCACAGGACGTCCACCATCTTCTCAAATCCTGCCCAATATTCCGTAAGCACCGAGAAACATATATAATGACATGCCTCAATAAGAACTTAGAACCATTTAACATGAacactgtacataaatctGAAGACGCCGTAAAATACTTAGTAGAACATATAAACCAAAtagtaaatcatttaaaacGGATCAACGGCACCTAG